CGCTTGAGGCGCGCAGCCGCCTCGCTGCCGATGTTTCAACCTTATTTCCCTCGCTGCCTGAGAATTTCAAGAGCGGATATCTGCGGATTACTTCCGATACCGATATTGCAGGTGTCGCCCTGTCCCAAGGGAACGGCGCCCCGTGCATGATCATGGCGCAAGAACCTTCAGCGGCCGCGACTCAATTTGGGGCGCAGTTCGCCAGCGGTTACCTGGGAGGCATCGATTACGAGACGCAAGTGAGCCTCGTGAACACGTCCGACAGTCCGAGGACGATGATGATAGAGCTGCGTGGCAACGATGGCCTGCGGGTGTCGGGTCCGGGAATTACCAATCCCAAATCTATTACCCTGGCTTCCGGCGGCCAGCTCCATTTGCGCGGTGACGTGCTGTTCGGCCTGCCTGATCCAATCGCGGGTCCCGGCTTTTTTGAAGGCACTCTGGTGCTCGCGGCCGATGGCGCCGGAGTCGTGGGAGACGTGACCTTTGGAGAGGCGGTTACCCATCAGTTCGCCGCAAGCCTGCCGCTGGATGCCGCGCGCGGCTCAGATCTGATCTTTGCGCAGGTGGCCGAGGGCGGTGACGGCAAGCCCTACTTCACCGGCGTCGCCATGTTCAATCCTAACGCGAACGATGTCACCGTGCGCGTTCAGGTCTTCCAACGCAAAGGAATCGTGTCCGGGACAGCCGATCTCAAGCTCAAATCCAACTCCCGCATTTCGCGCACGCTGGACCAACTGGTGCCGGGTCTCAACCAGATCGGCGGCTATGTCCGGGTAACCTCCACCGGCGGCCCGATCGCCGGCTTCGCAGTCTATGGCGACTCCACCCTGGATTTCCTGGTGGCAATTCCCCCGCAGTTCATATCGCGCTGAAAGCACCGTTTTTCGTTCCGCGGCAAGCGGCATGCTGAATCGAAGAAATGATCGTTTCTCGGGTGTTTGGCAACTACTGCGCTGGGGGATTCTACGCCTCGCTTCAATCTGGTTCGCTATTATGGCGTGCTGGCCCCTTCCGCCGCCCAGCTTCTCTATTTGATCCGATGGGCGCCCTCGCTGGTAATGGGCCTTTGACTGGGGTTTGGTTTGACACGGCTTTTCAGCAGCAGCAAAATGTAACGAGAACCTGTGGGATGCTTGCTTTGCGCGCGTGTGATCGGCAGGAGGAGCCAGGATGCTTGCATGGTTTGCTCACTTCATTGAGCGACATCCTCTGCTGCATCGTGCCGCACTTGGTATCTGGAAGAGGTTCCCGCCGAGAGTTGCCGGATTCCTCAGAGGGCTGCTCACAACCAATTGGGCAGTGGGCGCCGTCGCCATGCTCCTTGACACGGAAGCCGAGCCACCGGAAGTCCTGCTTGTGCAACACAGCTACCGCTCCCAGGGCGCGTGGGGTTTGCCTGGAGGATCTCTCGAATCCAGCCTCAAGAGTCCGCTCGCTCCGAGGCCTGAGGAAGGCAACGACGATGTTCTCGAATCAACTCTTCGTCGCGAAGTCTACGAAGAACTCGGCATCGAGATTGATATTCTCCGGCTGATTCACACTGATGCGGTGCCGTATGTACCGGAGGAACCCGGGCCGTATCGATTGGATTTCTACTACCAGTGCGCGCCCAAAATTGGGTTCGATGCGCTCCGGAAAAACCTGATTTCAGGCACGATTGTACCCCTCTCGCCCGAGATCAAGAGCATACGCCTCGTCCCCTTGAACCGCCTGCATGAGTACGATCTCTATTCCTGTGATGCCCGACTTCATTCCCGCCATCTGCCCAAGCTTGGGCCTGCGTTGCAGCCTGTCGGACATTGAAGGCGGAATTGACTGCGTTTCAGATCGCAGCGATGAAAGAGCCCAGGGGGATCGCGTCGCGACGAGGGGACCAGGGCCGTTACTGCAATACGCAAAAACGTCATGATTAAGGGGCAGGCAGCATTTGCGCCTGGGGGCAAACGGCCCAGTCACCGGTTGCGCAGTTTGATATCGCCGCTCAATTCCATGCTGAAGACCTGTCCGGTCTGCGGATCGGCAACGGCGCTCCGCCCGGTCATGTTGACCCGGATTCTGCGCACGTCGTCGCCGATATTGGTGGCGGCCCCGGTCGCGTCGAAATACTCCATTGAGAAAGCCGAGATGTTACTGGCCACAGGCTGGGCGACGCCTCCGTTCACGAGTTCGATAGTGCGGGTGCCCGCGTTGTAGCGGATCGTCAGGTCTTCGTTGGCGTCCGCCGTATCACCATCGGGATCTCCCTTGTCCGGTTGGCCTGCCGCCGATCCTGTCAGATCCGAACAGACGCGCACCTCGGTCGCGCTCGTAATGATGATGCCCGGGAGACCTGCATGAAGCGGGTCGTTCCCTGCCTGCGAGATGGTTCGTTCCACCGTCTCCATGGCGATGCGTGTGCTCTCGATTACCGCTTGCACTTCGGTCTGATAGCTGGCGGTGCGCTGCGTCCGCCCGAGCAAATCGAAGACTGCTCCGGCGATGATCACCAGAATGAGGGATGAAAGCAGGAATTCGACAAGGCTGAAGCCTGACTCGGCGCTGATCCTGCAACGCACGGAAAATCGCTCGTCTGACGGCACGACACTCGCAAGTCTTATCATTAGTTCCTCGGGCTGAAAACGGCTGAGACCGCCACCATCTTATTGAGGAAAGCCTTGAGATTCGTGGCGCCTGCCGCATCGACCGGCGTAACCGTCACGACCACCTGCTTGGCTAGCAGCACCTTGCCGGGGCGCGGATCGGGCACCGTGCTCACGGTCCAGGTAATGTTGAACCGGTTCAGAACTCTGTTAGCGGCTGGGTTAGCAACCTGAACCATCACCGGACCGTGGTTTCCGACGGTGAGGTCGACATCCGCCTGGTCACGACTGAAGACGTCGGCAAGAAGCTCGACTCTGCTCTGTGCTGCGACTGCGGCAGCCCACTT
This genomic interval from Terriglobia bacterium contains the following:
- a CDS encoding prepilin-type N-terminal cleavage/methylation domain-containing protein is translated as MQTLEAAPREDKEVLGLCDRTVPEAGSRPPRDRDRTTAGFTMVEMLIAMLILAFGLLAGGQMIYVSVASESLARSKWAAAVAAQSRVELLADVFSRDQADVDLTVGNHGPVMVQVANPAANRVLNRFNITWTVSTVPDPRPGKVLLAKQVVVTVTPVDAAGATNLKAFLNKMVAVSAVFSPRN
- a CDS encoding NUDIX hydrolase, with protein sequence MLAWFAHFIERHPLLHRAALGIWKRFPPRVAGFLRGLLTTNWAVGAVAMLLDTEAEPPEVLLVQHSYRSQGAWGLPGGSLESSLKSPLAPRPEEGNDDVLESTLRREVYEELGIEIDILRLIHTDAVPYVPEEPGPYRLDFYYQCAPKIGFDALRKNLISGTIVPLSPEIKSIRLVPLNRLHEYDLYSCDARLHSRHLPKLGPALQPVGH
- a CDS encoding type II secretion system GspH family protein; its protein translation is MIRLASVVPSDERFSVRCRISAESGFSLVEFLLSSLILVIIAGAVFDLLGRTQRTASYQTEVQAVIESTRIAMETVERTISQAGNDPLHAGLPGIIITSATEVRVCSDLTGSAAGQPDKGDPDGDTADANEDLTIRYNAGTRTIELVNGGVAQPVASNISAFSMEYFDATGAATNIGDDVRRIRVNMTGRSAVADPQTGQVFSMELSGDIKLRNR